Proteins from a genomic interval of Pararge aegeria chromosome 26, ilParAegt1.1, whole genome shotgun sequence:
- the LOC120635014 gene encoding uncharacterized protein LOC120635014 produces MEGRGKKLVQLVLLDKESHDECEVRDIEPTLSIAPRSPSILKSHDGDLIKHSITNVVESSNIRDDKTQPIRVSDDGNSSGHAFSGTEEEQYVPKPSSSSNISINAVESSSIHNDQTLPIRVSYSENSSEQDFSGTDDDEQYVPNPSTNSHSSSSSSSSSSNSSESSSSSESDHETLTTGNINQESGPSTMKRSRKRTRNQSKWKKNVAKMLKNSGQQYTSLKTGMVKAAKIMGPTCSDKCRLSCSSKFSTEKRTKLFDAYWQLGQLQRQRDYLASCVRLLELSYRRIKESRKNNPRKPNTTFYLYNDEREVRVCKTFFMNTLGATERILRTVIECKYKDEGHNIMKEDGRGRHGKQIRLDEEIKQSVYAPIADLMSLKRYQQIRRFLHFADKSLEDTDRYYKVRPIAEKIRKNCLLQELARNF; encoded by the exons atggaaGGACGAGGTAAAAAATTAGTGCAGTTGGTTCTATTAGACAAAGAAAGCCATGACGAATGTGAAGTCAGGGATATAGAGCcaa CTTTATCGATAGCACCGAGATCTCCTTCCATTTTAAAATCTCATGATggtgatttaataaaacattccaTTACGAATGTTGTTGAATCTTCAAACATCCGTGATGATAAAACTCAG CCTATTAGAGTTTCCGACGATGGAAACTCATCTGGACATGCCTTTTCTGGAACCGAAGAAGAGCAATATGTACCTAAACCATCATCTAGCtcaaatattagtataaatgctGTTGAATCTTCAAGCATCCATAATGATCAAACTCTG CCCATAAGAGTTTCCTACAGTGAAAACTCATCTGAACAAGACTTTTCtggaactgatgatgatgagcaaTATGTGCCTAATCCGTCAACTAACTCGCATAGTAGTAGTAGCTCTAGCAGCAGCTCTAGCAACAGCTCAGAAAGTTCTTCGTCATCGGAATCTGACCATGAAACGCTTACCACTGGAAATATCAACCAAGAGTCCGGACCATCGACCATGAAACGTAGTAGAAAACGTACTCGCAATCAAagcaaatggaaaaaaaatgttgccaAAATGCTGAAAAATTCTGGTCAGCAATATACTTCATTAAAAACTGGTATGGTTAAAGCAGCTAAAATAATGGGTCCGACTTGTTCAGATAAATGCCGGCTGTCTTGTTCATCAAAATTTTCGACAGAAAAGAGAACTAAGCTATTTGATGCGTATTGGCAGTTAGGCCAATTACAAAGGCAGCGTGATTATTTGGCATCTTGTGTGAGACTTTTAGAGTTATCGTATCGGAGAATAAAAGAATCTCGTAAAAATAATCCCAGGAAACCAAacacaactttttatttatacaatgatGAAAGAGAAGTTAGAGTATGCAAgacattttttatgaatactttgGGTGCCACTGAACGAATTTTACGTACAGTTATAGAATGCAAGTATAAAGATGAAGGCCATAACATTATGAAAGAAGATGGAAGAGGAAGACATGGCAAACAAATCAGATTGGACGAAGAAATAAAGCAATCTGTGTATGCTCCGATAGCAGATCTAATGAGTTTAAAACGCTATCAACAGATTCGTAGATTTCTACACTTTGCTGATAAAAGCTTAGAAGATACTGATAGATATTACAAAGTAAGACCAATAGcagaaaaaataagaaaaaactgTTTGCTGCAAGAACTCGCACGTAATTTTTGA